CGGTAAATGATCATGCTCTTGAACATCGGGATTCCAGAAATAGAAAAAGCCCGCTGGTGCGGGCTTGGTACGAGTGGATAGAAGGGGGCTAGGTTTATGTGATTGGGAACGTGCTTGGGGCGTTGCCCAGCGTATTTGGGGCAGAGGGCCTTAGCGTAATGCGCAGGTGGCTTTTCGAGGCAGAGCGCTACTTGTGGGCAGTGCGTGCGCCCATCACATTGCCGCTTAGGGACTTTCATCGTGGTATTGGTCAACACTCCTGCGGCCCGTGCACGCTGATGCTCATTGAAGGGACTTGCGGGTGACCGTAGTTGCAGCGGGTAATAAGCGGTCTTCCATGCAATCAGTGGGATCAACGAGTACACGAAGAGTCGAAGCAAGGTACCCCCGCAGTTTGGATTTTTCAGGAGTGTTGGCTTATGTAACTACGTTAATCATTCCTAAATAGTCACATGCACAAAACCTGCAGAGTGCGGGCTTGGTTGTTTTGTTGATGCGCATCAAGATTGCGGGGTGCGAGCAACTACACAATTGCTCACCGATACCAAGTTCGGTCATCGGAATCGCTGTTTGCGGTCATGTCATGAGAACCAAAGCCATTGCCTTCCTGCTGACGTCTATCGCTTTCAGCGCCCTGTGCGGAAAAGCAATTGCGCACGACCCAAACCCAATTGCCGGGGAGGTAAGGAGGGCTGCTTCTGAGTCGCTGCAGGTCTATCAAAAGAGCGGCGTATCAGGTTTGATAAGTGCAGTTTCTGATTGCTGGAAGTTTCCGCGCGACTTTTGTCTCTATCTGGACGCTGCATCGCATCGTCTTGCCTTAGGTGCAACGCATTCGGGGACTCAATTGAGCGAGTACTTCTACGATGAATCCGTCTCTAAGCGAGGACAGGCTTGGCTCGTGTCTAACGGCCATGGGCGAGTGGCTAATGAACAGTACTTGCAAGCTATCGATCAAATAATGGTGCGAGCGTTGGTTGTGCAGAGAGAAAAAATGCCCGGCGGCAAGCCTTGATATTTGTCAGGGCCTTTCTTCAGGCAATGCACCGTTTTTTCGCCCAGCCACTCGGCCTGCATACCCGGGCGGGCGAACTAGTCGCGCAGGCCTTGGGTGATGGCCTGGGGTTCATCGGCTTGGGCGTCAGGCGCGGACAACCAGGCCACCCAAAGCAGGGTGCCGACGATTGCCAGGTGTTTGATCCCATGTTTTGATGGTGCAATTTTCCCATGAATGGAAGGAAGCACTATGGGCCAGGTACTGCACGTGAGCGCCACAACGACGAGGCAGTCCGTCGAGCGATACAACATAGTCAAGAGCGCTTAAGAGCACTATCCAAGCGCTACGGGATCAATCAGAAGACGGTGGCGAAGCGGCAGAAGCGAACCTCGGTCGCCGATCTGCCAACAGGGCCGAGGCAGCCGTGCTCCACCATTTTGTCCGTTGAAGATGAGGCGGCGATCATTGAGATAGCCTCCTGAATCTCCGGACACAGTCCATCGCTTATCTTCGAGATAGGCATAGGACTGTGCATGTGATTAGGCATACAGAGACGATTGAGGTCATCGCCCGAGACCAGCGCAGGCGGCGCTGGTCGGCTGCCGAGAAGGCTGCCTTGGTTCGCAAGACGTATGAACCGGGCATGAGCGTCTCGCTCGTGGCCCGCCAGGAGGGCGTGTCGGCGAGCTTCCTATTCACTTGGCGGCGACTGGATCGCGAAGGCGCGCTGGTGGCCGAGAGCGCCGGCGAAGCGGTTGTACCGGCTTCGGGGCTGGCCGCAGCTCGCGCCGAGATCGCCAAGCTGCAACGTGTGCTGGGCAAAAAGACCTTGGAGAACGAGATCCTCAAGGAAGCCGTGGAGCTCGCCGCAGCAAAAAAGCGGATTGCGCGCTCGCCCTTGTTGCCTGGGGACGACCAATGAAGTCGGCCTGCTCGGTGCTGGGCGTGGCGCGCTCGAATCTGCATGTGCGGCATCACCGCTCTGGCGGCTGGCAAGACAGCCCAGAGGCCGCACTCCGACCCAGGATGAGCTCTTGCTGGCCGAGCTGCGGCACCACATTGCCGAGTTGCCCAGCTATGGCTATCGCCGCGCCGGTGCGCTGCTCAATCGAGAGCGATGTTCGCAAGGTCAACAGGCGCTGAACCACAAGCGCATCTACCGAGTCATGGCGCTGCATCGACTGCTGTTGCCCAAGGTGCCCAAGCGACGGCATTCGAGCCGCATTCACGATGGCCAGGTCAGTGTGCCGATGAGCAACATGCGCTGGTGCTCTGACGGCTTTGAGATCAAGTGCGATTCGGGCGAGACGGTCACAGCCACCTTCGCCACGGACTGCTGCGACCGGGAGATCCTGGCCTGGCGAGCTTGGGAGGGCAAGGGACTTGCGGGAGAGCCTGTGCGCGACATGCTGGTGGAGGCCGTGGAGCGGCGCTTTGGCACGGTTGAAGCCGTGCCCCTGGAGCGTGAATTGGAGTTCCTCACCGACAACGGCAGCGCCTACATCGCGCACGAGACGCGGAGCATTGCCAAGTCACTGGGACTGAAGCCAATCAATACGCCGGTGTGTAGCCCGTAGAGCAACGGCATGGCCGAGAGCTTCGTGAGCACCTTCAAGCGCGACTACATGAGCCGTATGGACCTGCGTGATGCGTCGACGGTGCTGGCGCAATTGCCGGGTGCATCCGAGCACTTCAACGAGATCCACCCGCATTCGAGTTTGAAGATGATGTCGCCCAGGGAGTTCCGAAGACGGCAGAATCACCCCGCCCATCAGGGCTAGCTTAGCGACTGTGGACGGTGTCCGGGACTACGGGGGCAAGATCAGTATCGCTAAAGTGTAGAAGTTCAGACTTGATCTGACAGTGGGCCTTGCCAATAGGTGAGGTTTCCCGTTTTGATAAGGGTACGAATCTTTATCAATCCGGGCGCGCGAGCGCCCAACGGAGAAACCTCATGAACAGTTTCAACCAAACCATCATTCGGCACAAGGTCGGCCTACTCAATCTGGCCAGTGAGCTGGGCAACATCTCCAAGGCATGCAAAGTCATGGGCGTGTCCCGTGACACCTTTTATCGCTATCAGCATGCCCACGAAGAAGGTGGCGTTGAAGCCCTGATCCAGACCTCTCGGCGAAAGCCCAATCCCAAGAACCGGGTTGATGAAGCCATTGAAGCGGTTGTCCTCGCCTATGCCCTTGAGCAGCCAGCGCATGGACAGTTGCGTGCCAGCAATGAATTACGCCAGCGGGGCATCTTTGTGTCGCCATCCGGTGTGCGCTCCATCTGGATGCGCCATCAACTGGCCAGCTTCAAACAGCGTCTGTCAAACCTGGAGGCCGAGGTCGCCAAAACTGGCGCTGTGCTCACCGAAGCCCAGGTGACAGCCTTGGAGAAAAAGCGTGAAGATGAGCTGGCCTGCGGAGAAATCGAAACCGCCCATCCCGGTTATCTGGGTAGCCAGGACACCTTCTATGTGGGCTCGATCAAGGGAGTCGGGCGCATCTACCAGCAGACCTTTGTGGACACCTATTCCAAATGGGCCGCTGCCAAGCTCTACACCACAAAAACACCGATCACGGGTGCTGATCTGCTCAATGACCGGGTGCTGCCGTTCCTGGCCGAGCAAGGCATGGGGCTGTTGCGAATCTTGACCGACAGGGGCACGGAGTATTGCGGTAAGGCCGAAACGCACGACTACCAGCTGTACCTAGCCGTCAATGACATTGAACACACCAAGACGAAGGTGCGTCACCCGCAGACCAATGGCATCTGCGAGCGATTCCACAAGACCATCCTGCAGGAGTTCTACCAGGTGGCGTTCAGGCGCAAGATCTACCGATCAATTGACGAGCTGCAAACGGATCTGGACGACTGGATCAATTACTACAACGGGCAGCGAACACATCAAGGCAAGATGTGCTGTGGCCGGACGCCGCTGCAAACGCTGATGGATGCAAAGGAGGTGTGGGACGACAAGGTAAAAGAGCTGAATTAATCTGACAGCCGTACCGTCCGAAACGGGAGCATCTGTCAGATCAGATCGGAACTTCTACAGCTAAAGCAATGTGGGAGGCTCAACATAGCTGCAGAGAGCGTGCTTCTTGATATCAAGTGCAGGAGAGCAGCTCGTTTCCCATAGAGCTTGCCCGTGGCAGTTCTTGATCAAGTTTTTTGCTTTGGCAACTTCATCTTCGTTTTCGAGCCTGTCCTCTATAAAGTTCTTGAAGTCCTTGTCTTGAAGCATTTCCACAAGACTTGCCGTGTGCGTGTTGACTTCATAGACAAATGGTTTCTTGCCTGGATAGGTCGTTAACTTACCTTGACGAAAGCCCACAAATCCGCATACAGCATCGCCGTTCTTTCCCAACTTCACGTCTTCGAACTCTGCGTGCTCAGGGAAGTCAAGCAGCCGCCTGGCAGCTCGCTTGGCCTCAAGTTTGTGGCTCTCCTCATTCGTACAGGAGACAAGGACGAAGCCTGAAATGGCGATCGATATGCTAAGAGACAGCGTTGATGGACGCATAGCTATTCCAGTATTGATTTGGCCAAGCCGGGACTTTGCAACGGTCGCAGACACGATTGCTCGTTGGCGTTGGCTGTTAGGTGAATAGCTAGATCAAACCGAATTCAAGCGGCTTTCACGGAGATTGCGGTGGCGCTTGGGAAGCGCTTCAGGGCATCTTCCAGTGCGGCGCATGTGCTTGGGAATAAGGCTGTGTAGCAGGCTCCTGCTACTTTGATGATGCATCGCTTCATTGAAATCTCCTTGAGTCTGTTCAGTTCATATGAGGTTATCGGTTGATGTGTATCAAACTGAAACAAAAAAAGTACAGTGGCTCAGATTGACCAAATGCCGCGCGTTTGTGCGAAGACAACGCCTGCACGTAAAGCTCTGGTTGGCACCCCTGATGTCGACGCCGATTGCTCGGTGGGCTTTTCTGTTCTTGGTATCCCTGAATACCTCAACAGGTTTCTGTTCTTGGCATCCCGTCTGCCTCACCCCGTACCGTCCCAGCGGCTGGACTCTCAACATCGGCACCTTCTTCTGCTGGTGCCACATCTCGTTTGCGTTGCCTGGCTGTTGCGATTGAGTCAACCACCAAGGCGCGGTAATCCGTGACACATGGGCACGGCCTGTGGCCGAGAATGCGGGAAGCGGTACGAGCCGAGCTCAAGCGCCTGGGGTTCAAGCCACTGGCAAGCGATCTGGCGCCGGTGGAGCCAGGTACGGCAAGAAGAAGACCGTCACCCCCGATGGGGTGAAGTTCGACAGCAGGGCCGAGGCACGCCGCTGGGGACATCTGTGCATGCAGCTGCGCGCTGGGGAAATCACCGAGCTGCGCCGCCAGGTGGCCTATGAGCTGGTGCCTGCCGTGAAGTTTGCCGATGCGAGCCGCGTCAAGCCGGCCATCCGCTACGTGGCCGATTTCGTCTACATGGAAAAGGGCGCGGAAGTGATCGAGGACGTGAAGGGCGTGCTGACCACCGAATTCAAGCTCAAGCGCCACCTGATGAAGGCTTTGCTGGGCCTGGAAGTGAGGTTGGTCAAATGATCCAGCCTTTGAACCCCACCTTCTTTGGCAAGGTCGTGCCGCTGGCCGGCCAGCGCAAGCCGCCCAGCACATCCACGATCACCCGACTGCTGAAGCCGCACCTGGACCGCATGTGCGACGGTCGGTACATGCATCGCGTCACCATGGAAAACCGCTGCGGCAACCCCATCGAAGTGGGCTCCCGCCGGATCTACGTGATGGACGAGTACGGCGATACCGTGCTGGTCGATGACTGGGGGCCCTCATGGTATTGATGCGCCGTTGCCCCCTCAAGCCCGGCAAGGGCTTCAAGTCACGCGGCAGTTGGACTGGCGCTGGGCTCCGTGATGAGCAGGACGAGGGCCACTACTGCGAGCCCGGCCAGGCGGACAGCCGAGAGCAGCGCCTTGCTGAGCGCGCCGCCCGTCAGATCGAGAGCGCCCTTGCAACGGCCGACTTGGTGCCTGAGAACGTCACCATGACGCCCGGAGCTGGGGCGACTGGCATAGCTGTGCTGAAAGAGAACGCCATCGAGAGCGAGCCCTACCGCCGCCTGGTGGCCGAGCTGCCTTGCTTCTGGTGCGGCATCAGCGGCTACAGCCAGCACGCCCACCTGAACTACGGCAAGGGCCTGAGCCTGAAGACCGACGACCGCACCGGCTTCCCGCTCTGCTGCAGCCGCCCTGGCATAGAGGGCTGCCATGTGGCCTATGACAACTATCGACTGCTCGAGCACGGAGGGCGCGATGCCCACCGCGAGTACGGCAGGCCGCTTTACCCGCGAACAAATCCTGAAGGCCGGCCTGTGGCCCAAGAAGCTGCCCCTGTGGGCCTGATGAGCGCATAGAACCAAGAACCCTGGAGCATCAATGAATTCCACACAAGCAAAGCAAACCTCTGGAACATCGACACACCGCGCCCGTGATGGAGGCGTGGATCTGGGAACCACGGAGGAAACGCCGACGCTCATGCTGGTATTTGAGGCCATCAGGCAGATCAACGACGCCGGCGGCGAGCCCACGCGCGAGCGCATTGTCGCCATGACGGGGCTGAAACCCACCACGGTGGATGACCGTATCAAGGTGCTGCGAGGCGAGGGCATGATCAGCCCATTGAAACAGTGCTACCGTCCGCTGCACCAGCATGTGGCCGCGCAGGCTGTCTCTTGCACGGTCATGCCCAATGGGATTTACAAGATTGAGAAGGGCGATGAAGTGATGACACTGGTGCCTGCGGAGGCGCGTCAGCTGGCACCTATGTTGGCCGGCAAGGCGCTGGAGGCTTCTGCACTGGAGCGCGTGCATGAGATGGAGGCGCGCATGGTGGAGATGACGCAGCAACTGAGGGAGATTGATCGTCGTTACAAAGCGCTGAAGGCATCGAGAGTGGAGAATTTGGCGCAGCGGAGTCTTGAATTGATCCAGTAGCGAGAGGAATCAGTGTGTTTCTCGGACGACCACCGAGGAATGGGAATTCAGCGCACGATAAGAACTGGAGCTTTTGTCAAATGAAGAACTTTGCAGGTCACGGAACCCAATAGAACAGACTCGGCAGCAGTCAGTCCGTGTGAGCCGATGCAAATAGCAAGGCTGCCAAGCTCCTCGGCTAGGTTCACGATAGAGGTCGCATCCTCGCCCATCAAGGCGTAGGTGCTGCAGGGGATTTCAGCTACGCTGATCAAGCTGCGTGCTTGGGCTGTTGCAGCCCAAGCATTTCGTGCTAGCTCTGTCTCTGCAGCTTCTTTGCTCATCCAAGGCTGGACATTAACCAGGTCGACTGCATCTCCTTGGCCTATTCCTATCAAGCGTGCAATCGCGGCAACTGCTCGCAATGAGCATTCCGAACCATCAACTGCAGCCAGCCAGCGCGCGCCGCTAGCTTTCTTTCCACTTAACTCTGAGTTCCAAGCAATTAATGTGAGCCTGCCAAAGCTATCGCGCCGCTGAAGAGAAGGCGAGGGAGCCAGATCTGTCAATTTTCCATCGCTCATAAAGCTCTCCTGGATGGCTTGCGTGACGAGAGCTTCACGCTTAGCAACACGGAAATCAGAACAATGGAGCCAACAATAAGCAGCGACCAATGCACCGGCATATGAAACCAGGGCATCGCAACCATCTTTGCTCCAATGTAGATCAACACCAGAGCAAGGCCGTACTTAAGCAGATAGAAACGTTCCGCCATATCGGCCAACAAAAAGTACAGCGCCCTCAAGCCCAGTATCGCAAAAATGTTGGATGTAAAGACGATGAAGGGGTCAGTGGTTACTGCAAAGATTGCCGGGATGCTATCGACAGCGAAGACCAGATCACTGGCCTCGATCATCAACAGCACAAGAAACATCGGTGTTGCATAGAGCAATCCATCGATCCGCACAAAAAAGGATTGCCCATGAAACCCAGGTGCAATACGCATGTGGCTGCGCAACCGAGGGTGTGCAGAATTTTGTGTAAACGGACAATCAACCGCCGGCGCAAGCCGGCCTGTCCGTAAGCACAATGAGCACCAAGAAACACGACGTACCCGAAGAACTGCTGTCTGGCCTGCTGGCCAACTACAAGAAGCCCGAAGACCTCATCGGCGAGAACGGCCTGCTCAAGCAGTTGACCAAGCTGCTGGTGGAGCGAGCCCTAGACGCCGAACTGACCGAGCATCTGGGCCACGAACGCAACGAAGCGGTAGCCAACACCACTGGCAACACCCGCAATGGCAAGAGCAAGAAGACCCTCAAGGGCGATTTCGGCGAGTTGCCCATCGAGGTGCCACGTGACCGCCATGGCAGCTTCGAGCCCCAGCTCATCCCCAAGCACCAGACCCGCTGGGCCGGCTTCGACGACAAAATCATCTCGCTGTACGCCCGCGGCATGACGGTGCGCGAGATACAGGCCCACCTGGAGGAGATGTACGGCACCGAGGTCTCGCCCAGCCTGATTTCCTCGGTGACCGACGCCGTGGCCGATGAGGTCAAGACCTGGCAAGCCCGCCCGCTCGATGCAATCTACCCCATCGTCTATCTGGACTGCATCCATGTGAAGGTGCGCGAGGGCGCTGTGCGGGTCAAGGCGGTGTACTTGGCCATCGGCATCACCATGACGGGTGACAAGGAGGTGCTGGGCCTG
This window of the Comamonas testosteroni genome carries:
- a CDS encoding IS481 family transposase; protein product: MNSFNQTIIRHKVGLLNLASELGNISKACKVMGVSRDTFYRYQHAHEEGGVEALIQTSRRKPNPKNRVDEAIEAVVLAYALEQPAHGQLRASNELRQRGIFVSPSGVRSIWMRHQLASFKQRLSNLEAEVAKTGAVLTEAQVTALEKKREDELACGEIETAHPGYLGSQDTFYVGSIKGVGRIYQQTFVDTYSKWAAAKLYTTKTPITGADLLNDRVLPFLAEQGMGLLRILTDRGTEYCGKAETHDYQLYLAVNDIEHTKTKVRHPQTNGICERFHKTILQEFYQVAFRRKIYRSIDELQTDLDDWINYYNGQRTHQGKMCCGRTPLQTLMDAKEVWDDKVKELN
- a CDS encoding DUF1064 domain-containing protein encodes the protein MAENAGSGTSRAQAPGVQATGKRSGAGGARYGKKKTVTPDGVKFDSRAEARRWGHLCMQLRAGEITELRRQVAYELVPAVKFADASRVKPAIRYVADFVYMEKGAEVIEDVKGVLTTEFKLKRHLMKALLGLEVRLVK
- a CDS encoding universal stress protein, whose protein sequence is MSDGKLTDLAPSPSLQRRDSFGRLTLIAWNSELSGKKASGARWLAAVDGSECSLRAVAAIARLIGIGQGDAVDLVNVQPWMSKEAAETELARNAWAATAQARSLISVAEIPCSTYALMGEDATSIVNLAEELGSLAICIGSHGLTAAESVLLGSVTCKVLHLTKAPVLIVR
- a CDS encoding IS256 family transposase, which encodes MSTKKHDVPEELLSGLLANYKKPEDLIGENGLLKQLTKLLVERALDAELTEHLGHERNEAVANTTGNTRNGKSKKTLKGDFGELPIEVPRDRHGSFEPQLIPKHQTRWAGFDDKIISLYARGMTVREIQAHLEEMYGTEVSPSLISSVTDAVADEVKTWQARPLDAIYPIVYLDCIHVKVREGAVRVKAVYLAIGITMTGDKEVLGLWLAQTEGAKFWLQVVTELRNRGVQDIFIACVDGLKGFPDAIEAVFPKAVVQLCIVHMVRHSLNYVSWKRRKEVAADLRRIYTATTAEEAELMLGEFEARWDAEYQPIGQSWRRNWSRLIPFFDYPPEIRKVIYTTNAIESVNMSLRKLTKNRGSFPSDEALTKLFYLALRNISQKWTMPIRDWKAALTRFTIQFGDRISVN